Proteins from one Mesotoga infera genomic window:
- a CDS encoding tetratricopeptide repeat protein codes for MRTPVLVLLVFFSCVCVATEIESLESLVANPEDRSLLFELGIAYHNAGVRGDKDYVLKVIKLFEKLIRDEEEDLATSYLGSSHLLRAGDDWNPFGKLHNLNKDFEYLDRAVENHGDNIMILFIRANAYINIPGFSGNSIHRSPISKELFSCIQRVR; via the coding sequence TTGAGAACGCCCGTGCTGGTTCTGTTAGTGTTTTTTTCGTGTGTATGCGTGGCAACAGAGATAGAAAGCCTCGAGAGCCTGGTGGCCAATCCGGAAGACAGGAGTCTTTTATTTGAGCTAGGAATAGCTTACCACAACGCCGGGGTGCGGGGAGACAAAGATTATGTCTTGAAGGTAATAAAACTCTTCGAAAAGCTTATAAGAGACGAAGAAGAAGATCTGGCAACCTCTTATCTTGGATCTTCTCACCTGTTGAGGGCCGGGGACGACTGGAACCCCTTCGGGAAGCTCCACAATCTCAACAAAGATTTCGAGTACCTCGATAGGGCGGTCGAAAATCACGGCGATAATATCATGATACTCTTTATACGAGCCAACGCGTACATAAACATTCCCGGTTTTTCGGGAAACTCGATACATCGATCGCCGATTTCGAAAGAATTATTTAGTTGTATTCAAAGGGTACGGTAG
- a CDS encoding sulfurtransferase TusA family protein — MAKYDVTKSIDVRGEVCPVPDVETKRALKKMKAGEILEVWIDYAMSKERIPEAVKNLGHEVLEIEETGTSEWKIYIKVK; from the coding sequence ATGGCGAAGTATGATGTAACAAAATCAATCGATGTAAGAGGAGAAGTCTGTCCCGTGCCGGATGTCGAAACGAAAAGGGCACTCAAGAAGATGAAAGCCGGAGAGATTCTCGAAGTGTGGATCGATTACGCGATGTCGAAAGAGAGAATACCCGAAGCCGTTAAGAATCTCGGTCATGAGGTTCTCGAAATCGAGGAAACAGGCACCAGCGAGTGGAAGATCTATATAAAAGTCAAGTGA
- a CDS encoding 2-hydroxyacid dehydrogenase: MLVLFLNKFDKYWDGKLDQLRKAFPGHDFVSYLDHNDPKELLPEADVLVKGSLSKEELTKAVKLKAVFVPWTGVDGLPLNELKKRSIILANNHGNAEVVAERAIALAMAVTGRVVELHKNLERGVWLGRPSSKEFTWFSILERKCAILGLGQIGQKIAGFLKAFRCRINGFKKEPSGSYPGLDFITNDIKQAVRGAELVFVALPLTSETLGIVNQEVLDAMGSAYLINISRGKVVEEKALAESLMSGKLAGAAIDVWYDYPSIDRPVTLPSRYPIHTLPNVVLSPHVGSWTTESMQAMVDETVESIGHYLLTGNPIDIVDLEKMY, from the coding sequence GTGTTGGTACTGTTTTTGAATAAATTTGACAAATACTGGGATGGAAAACTAGATCAACTAAGAAAGGCCTTCCCCGGACATGATTTCGTCTCTTATCTGGATCATAATGATCCTAAGGAACTGTTGCCCGAGGCAGATGTATTGGTCAAAGGTTCGCTCAGCAAAGAGGAACTAACAAAAGCCGTCAAACTGAAGGCCGTCTTCGTTCCATGGACTGGTGTTGATGGCCTGCCTCTGAATGAGCTCAAGAAGCGTTCAATAATTCTGGCTAACAACCACGGAAACGCCGAGGTGGTTGCGGAAAGGGCCATTGCACTGGCAATGGCCGTTACGGGTAGAGTGGTTGAGCTCCACAAAAACCTCGAGAGGGGTGTATGGCTAGGAAGACCTTCAAGCAAAGAATTCACATGGTTTTCAATATTAGAAAGAAAATGCGCGATTCTAGGCCTCGGTCAAATAGGCCAGAAAATTGCCGGTTTCCTTAAAGCGTTCCGCTGCAGGATAAATGGTTTTAAGAAGGAGCCTTCGGGTAGCTATCCAGGTTTAGACTTTATCACGAACGACATCAAACAAGCCGTTAGAGGTGCTGAGCTGGTTTTCGTGGCTCTGCCTTTGACCTCAGAAACTCTTGGAATCGTGAATCAGGAAGTCCTGGATGCCATGGGCAGCGCTTATCTCATAAACATAAGCAGGGGAAAAGTGGTAGAAGAAAAAGCACTGGCCGAATCGTTAATGAGCGGTAAACTTGCCGGCGCTGCCATAGATGTCTGGTATGATTATCCTTCCATCGATAGACCGGTAACGCTCCCATCAAGATATCCGATTCACACATTACCGAACGTCGTCCTGTCCCCTCACGTTGGGAGCTGGACCACTGAGAGCATGCAGGCTATGGTAGATGAAACAGTTGAAAGTATCGGACATTACCTTCTCACGGGTAATCCGATCGACATTGTGGATCTTGAGAAGATGTATTGA
- a CDS encoding cob(I)yrinic acid a,c-diamide adenosyltransferase, giving the protein MKFVESGFVHVYTGNGKGKTTAAFGLALRAAASGMRVFIGQFIKGMEYGETKIAELMPNVVLEQFGRGCFIEKNPSPEDFRLAREGLRRSEEVLAGGSYGLVILDEIFIAHFFGLISSSDILNLMNLRNMRTELVLTGRKAPQEIIERADLVTEMVEIKHYYTKGVKARKGIEF; this is encoded by the coding sequence ATGAAATTCGTAGAATCGGGATTCGTGCACGTCTATACGGGAAATGGTAAGGGCAAGACCACAGCAGCCTTTGGTCTTGCCCTGAGGGCTGCCGCAAGCGGTATGCGCGTTTTTATTGGCCAGTTCATAAAGGGAATGGAATATGGAGAGACGAAAATCGCCGAACTGATGCCAAACGTTGTTCTGGAGCAATTCGGACGCGGTTGCTTCATAGAAAAGAACCCCTCTCCCGAGGACTTCCGCCTAGCACGAGAAGGCCTCAGAAGATCGGAAGAAGTTCTTGCTGGAGGATCTTACGGTCTTGTAATTCTAGACGAGATCTTCATCGCGCATTTTTTCGGTTTAATCTCATCCTCGGACATTTTGAATCTCATGAACCTGCGAAATATGCGCACCGAACTTGTACTGACCGGAAGAAAGGCCCCGCAGGAGATCATAGAGAGAGCAGATCTTGTAACGGAGATGGTAGAAATAAAACATTACTACACCAAAGGAGTCAAGGCGAGAAAGGGAATCGAATTCTGA
- the aroF gene encoding 3-deoxy-7-phosphoheptulonate synthase gives MVVILRNGSGDEEIEKVEALSSRLGLSCHISKGAEKIVVGIIGDDRYTSVERFEALECVEQVVRVLKPFKLVSREFHGEDLNVEVGDVSIGNGKFAVMAGPCAVEDRSMIEESAAFLSEMGVRIIRGGAYKPRTSPYSFQGLGRKGLELLREAADRYGMKTVTEVTGEATLEAVSSLSDIVQIGARNAQNFQLIQRVASCGKPVLLKRGFMNTVEELLLSAEYIAYGGNMSIILCERGIRTFETSTRNTLDISAIPLIKMQSPLPIIADPSHASGRRDLIIPLSRAILAVGADGIEVEVHPRPESALSDSKQSLNFREFERLMQELKSLVDTRELVLT, from the coding sequence ATGGTAGTGATTTTAAGGAACGGGAGCGGCGATGAAGAGATCGAAAAGGTGGAGGCGTTGTCCTCCCGACTGGGTCTAAGTTGTCACATCTCAAAAGGAGCGGAGAAGATAGTGGTAGGCATCATCGGGGATGATCGGTACACATCAGTTGAACGTTTCGAAGCGCTAGAATGCGTGGAGCAGGTGGTGCGGGTACTGAAGCCTTTCAAGCTAGTATCCAGGGAGTTCCATGGCGAGGATCTCAACGTCGAGGTCGGAGATGTATCGATAGGGAACGGAAAGTTCGCTGTTATGGCCGGTCCTTGCGCGGTCGAGGATCGGTCGATGATCGAAGAGAGCGCGGCCTTCCTCTCTGAAATGGGTGTGAGAATTATCAGGGGAGGAGCCTACAAGCCGAGGACGTCTCCATATTCGTTTCAGGGATTGGGCAGAAAGGGGCTCGAACTTCTCAGAGAGGCAGCCGATAGATATGGAATGAAGACCGTAACGGAAGTGACCGGAGAAGCAACGTTGGAGGCCGTTTCATCTCTGAGCGATATCGTTCAAATAGGTGCGCGTAACGCACAGAATTTCCAGCTTATTCAAAGAGTTGCCAGTTGCGGAAAACCGGTGCTTTTGAAGAGGGGTTTCATGAACACCGTAGAAGAGCTTCTTCTTTCGGCAGAATACATCGCCTATGGTGGTAACATGTCGATAATCCTGTGTGAGAGGGGTATAAGAACCTTCGAAACATCTACAAGGAACACTCTCGATATCTCGGCGATCCCCCTCATAAAAATGCAATCGCCACTGCCGATAATTGCCGATCCGAGCCACGCCAGTGGTCGAAGAGACCTGATCATTCCCCTGTCTAGGGCAATTCTGGCCGTCGGAGCCGACGGCATAGAGGTCGAAGTTCATCCAAGACCGGAGAGCGCTCTTTCAGACAGCAAACAGAGTTTGAACTTCAGAGAATTCGAAAGACTGATGCAAGAATTGAAGAGCCTGGTGGATACAAGAGAGCTCGTACTGACCTGA
- a CDS encoding HAD-IIB family hydrolase gives MNRYVALILDLDGTLLDENKKISSENLEALKNLKQKGIPIGIFTGRDFEMARGYLDSISAEGPHALQNGALVITGKGKIIDCTTVSPDLAHAVINMAKGRSCDIILREASLKLPDWFRKDRLRMNPYLPFLKAYSHRIEYIDDLHMVAEERRLIQIDVTGLHETLTSILKELSVDYPGGFSYTLLKTSDDSAFMEYYWNSIEDKTLLENVKRNCERWGLFSIFGSGISKGKALDSFLEYHSVSPSKVVFIGDHLADIPLMRRVGMPIAVANAMDVVKEESKYITSSNSEGGVAKAISVFFADL, from the coding sequence ATGAATAGATACGTCGCGCTCATCCTTGACCTGGATGGTACGCTTTTAGACGAAAATAAAAAAATTTCAAGCGAGAATCTTGAAGCTTTGAAAAATCTCAAGCAAAAGGGAATACCTATCGGTATCTTCACCGGAAGGGACTTCGAAATGGCTCGTGGATATCTCGATTCAATATCTGCGGAAGGTCCGCACGCCCTTCAAAACGGAGCGCTCGTGATCACTGGAAAAGGGAAAATCATCGATTGCACAACGGTATCTCCCGATCTGGCGCACGCGGTAATCAACATGGCGAAAGGGAGGAGTTGCGATATCATTCTCAGAGAGGCCAGCCTCAAACTTCCCGACTGGTTCAGAAAAGATAGGCTGAGAATGAATCCATACCTGCCCTTCTTGAAGGCTTATTCTCACAGAATTGAATATATCGATGACCTCCATATGGTAGCCGAAGAGAGAAGATTGATCCAGATCGATGTTACAGGTCTTCACGAGACTCTCACGTCGATCTTGAAAGAATTGTCTGTTGACTATCCGGGAGGTTTCAGCTATACGCTTCTCAAGACTAGCGACGACTCGGCCTTCATGGAGTATTACTGGAACTCGATCGAAGATAAGACTCTCCTGGAGAATGTGAAGAGAAATTGCGAAAGATGGGGGCTATTCTCGATTTTCGGTTCGGGAATTTCTAAAGGAAAAGCTTTGGACAGCTTTCTCGAGTACCATAGTGTTTCCCCATCGAAGGTAGTCTTTATAGGTGATCATCTGGCAGATATTCCACTGATGAGGAGGGTGGGAATGCCCATAGCAGTCGCAAACGCTATGGATGTCGTGAAGGAAGAAAGCAAATACATAACTTCTTCAAATTCCGAGGGAGGAGTGGCCAAAGCTATATCCGTTTTTTTCGCGGACCTCTAA